From the genome of Sphingobacterium sp. UGAL515B_05:
ATCAAGGTTTCACGTGCTTTCTCTGACAATGAGGAAGGTAAGATCGTTGCTGACCAGATCATCGAAGAGAAATCATTAAAAGGACTTAATTATAAAGATTTTGCTATTCTGTATCGTACCAACGCCCAATCCAGGGCAATGGAGGAGGCCTTACGCAAAATTAATATCCCCTATAAAATATACGGTGGTACTTCTTTCTATCAACGGAAAGAAATTAAAGATCTGATCGCGTATTTCAGACTCACCTTCAACCCAAATGATGAGGAAGCACTAAAGCGTGTTATCAATTATCCACGTAGAGGGATCGGGGATACGACGATAGAGAAGATCATGATCGCTGCAGATCAGAATCAATACCGTATATGGGATGTTGTCGCAAATGCAGCCCAGTTTCTAGACGGACGTAGTGCAACTTCTGTCGGTGGTTTTGCACAGATGATACAGAGTTTTCAAGCTCTTGCCAAAAACAATAACGCATTTGATACGGCAATGCATATTGCGCAGCACTGTGGTATTCTGAAAGAATTGTATGAAGATAAATCGGTAGAGGGGTTGGCGCGTTACGAAAATATCCAGGAACTCCTCAATGGTATCAAGGAGTTTTCGGAACGGGAAGATATCGAAGAGCGTGGACTTGATGTCTATATGCAGGATATCGCCCTGTTGACAAACGACGATAATGATAAAGATCCAAATGCTGATACTGTATCATTGATGACCATTCACTCTTCCAAAGGATTGGAATTTCCGATTGTTTTCATTGTAGGCTTAGAAGAAAACCTATTTCCTTCCCAGTTATCGTTGAATTCCAGGTCGGAATTGGAAGAGGAACGAAGACTTTTTTATGTCGCTGTTACGAGAGCTGAAAAAAAATTACTACTTTCGTATGCTACTTCGCGATATCGTTGGGGAACGCTGAATAACTGCGAACCCAGTCGCTTCTTGGATGAATTGAATCCGGCATGTCTTGCATTGGATTTTAAACCACGACAAACTTCTGCCTCAGCCGGAAGTTTTCAAGGCGAACGAATTGCATGGCAACAAAAGGACAGTGATGATACGTTTTCTAAACCTAAGCCTAAGCCGATGGTGAAAACGACATCAATACTACCGAAAGCCCACAAACCTACTGCGGGTTTTGCTCCTTCAGATACATCAAATCTTCAAGTCGGCATGGAAGTTGAACATGAACGCTTTGGATTTGGGAAAGTTGTTAATCTCGAAGGAAACAAAGGAGATATAAAAGCAACTATTTTCTTTAAAGAGTTGGGACAGAAACAATTGTTGCTTAAATTTGCAAAACTTAGAATAATTCAATAATAAAATACCAAAACGGCATCTTGATCGTTTAATTAGGTACTTATATTAGCTATATGAACTTTGACTACAACAGCACTAGACCAAAATTGATCCTTGCAGAATATGGTCGCAATGTGCAAAATATGGTAGATTACATCTGTACTTTACCCACAAAGGAAGAAAGAAATAAACATGCGCAGATTGTAATCGATATGATGGGGGTATTGAACCCACATTTGAGAGACGTGTCTGATTTTAAACATAAACTGTGGGATCACCTACAGATTATCTCTGATTTTAAATTGGATATTGACTCACCTTATCCAATTGCTACAGCGAAAAGTGTGAAACATGAAGTTGAGCATTTGGGCTATCCGCAGCATTCCATTAGATTCAAGCACTATGGTTTTACCGTAGAGAAAATGATTGAAAAGGCTTTATTGGCTAATGACGAGGCTAAAAGAGAGCAGATGGTTATCGGTATCGCCAATTTTATGAAAATGGCTTACCTGACCTGGAATAAGGATTCTGTTTCGGACGAGTTGATCATCCAGGATCTCAAAGAGTTGTCAGGTTATCAATTGACCTTACCGGAAGGTACCGTTTTGACTAAACTTGACTTTAAAACTCCGCCGCCGGGAAATCGTGTTAAGGGACCTGCCAATAATAATTCGGGCGGAAATCATAACAATAACAATAATAACAATAATTCTGGCCACCAGTCGAAAGGTGGAGGTAAGCCTCGTATGACAAACAACAACAACAATAACAATAACAATACGAAGCGCAATAACTACGGAAGCAATAACAACAGCTACAGTAGGGATAACAATAACAACAGCTACAGTAGGGACAACAATAACAGAAACAGAAAGCCGCAGGGTAATTATAATAATAAACGAGGCTAGTTCTTAAAGATTTTGTTTAAAGAAGCAGGCAATTGCGAAGTGATTAACAGATTTCTTTACAATTGCCTTCTTTTTTTAAGAATCGCGCTGTTTTAATAAAAAACAAGGTTCTTTGGTCTCCGATCCCTGTATGTTAGGCGGAAGGCTAAATATCCCAAGGCTAATACAAGAACTGGGATAAGATACTAAGAAGATATCACTTATATATAAATGAACGCATTTGAAATAATCGGTGGAAAACCGTTAAAGGGAGAGATTATTCCTCAAGGAGCAAAAAATGAGGCCTTACAGATCCTTTCTGCAGTTTTACTGACAGAAGAACCTATGACCATCAGTAATATCCCAGATATTAAGGATGTCAATAAGTTGATCGATCTATTGGCTGCTTTAGGTGTTAAAATTAATCGCGTAGATAAGGACACATACGTTTTTGAAGCCAAAGATATAAATATAGACTATTTCCAGTCACCCGAATTTAAAGAAAAAGGTGGTGGATTGCGGGGCTCTATCATGATTGTCGGTCCTTTGTTGGCTCGATTCGGAAAAGCCGCTATTCCGAAACCGGGGGGTGATAAAATAGGACGTAGACGATTAGATACACACTTTTTGGGCTTTGAAAAATTGGGCGCTAAGTTTGTGTACGATGCGACTACCCATTTTTTTAACGTTGATGCGACGGAGTTAAAAGGAAGTTATATCCTTTTGGACGAAGCTTCTGTAACGGGTACGGCGAATATCGTGATGGCTGCTGTATTGGCAAAAGGGACAACAACGATATACAACGCTGCTTGTGAGCCTTATTTACAACAACTATGTAAGATGTTGAATCGCATGGGTGCTAAAATATCCGGTATTGGATCTAATTTGTTGACTATCGAAGGAGTAGAGCGTCTGGGGGGAACTTCACACCGCATGTTGCCTGATATGATTGAAATAGGTTCTTTCATCGGACTTGCAGCAATGACAGGTTCAGAAATCACCATTAAAGATGTCTGTTTCGAAGAACTTGGCGTTATCCCATCTGTATTTTCGCGCTTAGGTATCAAGTTTGAATTACGTGGTGATGATATTTTTATTCCGGCGCAAGAATCGTATGAAATCGATACATTTATCGATGGATCTATCCTGACGATTTCAGATGCACCTTGGCCAGGTTTTACGCCCGATTTATTAAGTATAGTACTTGTTGTGGCGACTCAGGCAAAAGGAAACGTATTGATCCACCAAAAAATGTTCGAGAGCCGTTTGTTCTTCGTGGACAAATTGATTGATATGGGGGCGCAGATTATCTTGTGCGATCCGCACCGAGCAACCGTTATTGGACTGAATAAATCACACCACCTGAGAGGTATTGAGATGACTTCGCCAGATATTCGTGCCGGGGTGTCTTTATTGATTGCAGCGCTATCTGCCAAAGGAAAATCTGTGATCCACAATATCGAACAGATTGAACGTGGCTATCAAGATATCGAAGAACGCTTGCGTAAATTAGGAGCCGATATTAAACGTATCGATGCCGAACCAAAAGGTCATTAATTAAAGCGAATAGCCTATGTGCTAGTGTAAGATAAAAGAAGCTCCGGATATAAATTCTGGGGCTTTTTTTGTGATATCTGCGTCAAATAAGGTAAATTTGTCTATACTACATTTAAATAGCTATAGATATGAAAAAATATCTAAAAAAGTACGCCTTAGTTTTCCCATTATTAGGCATAGTACTTCTTTTTCACAATTGTCAATCCTCTACACCTAAAGAGGTTAAGCTACATGAAGAATCAAATACAACAACGGATATCCGCTCTTCTAAACGGATCAATGCTGCGGTAATTGTACAGAAAGTTACTTTTCCCAATATGCCATTTGCTGAACTGATCAGGTTGATGAATCTGACAAAGGATAGTTCGCCCGCAGCATTGTGGAAAACGATATCCGCGCTACCTCCGTTAGAGCAAATGAAGAAAGATAGCTTTGATATTGAAAATCCCCTGCAACGCATGGAGCTTATGCTTGTTCCTTTGCGCAAGATGGAAATCAAGTTCGATCAACAACAGGCAAAATCTGATGCGGAGGGCCTGACCTATCGTTTGCAAAATTATGTGAATTATGGCAAGAGCTCGGGCGAAGGTTTTCTTGCAAATCGCGAAAATGAGGGGATCAATTTAGCACTGAACTTTCCTGAAGGAAAACATAAAGAATTCGCTAAAGTGCAGATACGAATAAATCCCAAAGAGTATATGATCGATAAGACCGGAAAAACAAAAGTAATTGCCGGCATTACCTGCCAGCAGGCCATTTACAATAAAATTGATGCAAATGATAATATACTCCCCAAATTTGTCGTTTGGAAAAGTCCAAGGATTCCAAAAGGAATTAATCTGTTACATCCTTATGTGTTTGATGAAAAAGAAGGAATCCTTGAAATCGATGCCTATCTCAATGCAGATGAAAATTCCCTATTGCGCTTTACAACCACAGCTGTCGTCGAAAAAAAATTTGAACCCAAAGATTTTGAGATAAGAGAAGCACATGCCAAGCTTGACGGGGCCAAGGATCAAAACAGCATCGAAAAAAATGTACTTGATGTAGTGTTTCATTAGAAAACACCATAAAAAAGGAGTTGATCAATTGATCAACTCCTTTTTTATTTGGAATATATGTAAAAGTTTACATTAAAGGAGCAGGTGCTTCTTCTTCAAATAAAGGGAATTCCTTGATAATGTTATACCATGTGATTACCTTTTTAATATCCGAAGAATAAACACGTGATTCATCATGGCCAGGAGCTACTTCACGGAAGAAATCTCTTAATGTTGCGCCATCAGATTTTGTATCTGGCAGAGCGATGCCTTTCTCTTTGATTGTTTCAAAAATATTCAATAGACGAATTTCTTCTTCTTCACCATAGATGGTGATATCTTCCAAAGTCGCCATTTTTGTAGAAGATAAACTTACTACAGTTTTGATTTTTGCCTGATCAAGGGTTTCTAAAATAAAACCACCTTTATTTTGTCCAACCAATTTGAACAATCCTGGTTTACCAGTTACGGATACTAATGCTCTTAAATTCATTTTAATACGATTTAAATCTCCAAGAATTAATCTTCGATAACTTCAATTGATAAAATACGGTCACCTTGTCTGATATCGTCAACAATGTCTACGTTTTCGATAACTTTTCCAAAACAAGTATGGTTACGATCTAAGTGAGCAGTGTTGTTACGGCTATGACAGATGAAAAATTGAGAACCACCAGTATTACGGCCTGCATGAGCCATAGACAATACACCTCTATCGTGGTATTGGTTTTCGCCTGTTAATTCACAGTCAATTTTATAACCAGGGCCACCTGTTCCAGGGATTCCTGCAGCTCCTTCACGTGAATTTGGACATCCACCTTGGATAACGAAATCAGGGATCACACGGTGAAATGCCAATCCATCATAATATCCTGATTTAGCAAGTTTGATAAAATTGGCTACTGTATTTGGAGCATCAGCTGTGTAGAACTCCACAGTCATGTCGCCTTTTTCTGTTTTAATAATCGCTTTACTCATATTCAAAAATTTTTATGAAATACAAAGATAACGTTTCAGAGTGAAATGTGAAGTAAATCCCCATTGCCAATTTTTTTTAATTGATAGATTGTGTATTTCTCAGGATATTAAGTAACCGTATTTTTGTATATTTATGTACGCTAGCCAATTATAATTAACTGTATATGTCAAATCCGTACAAACTAGTCATTCGGGAGTGGGCAGAGGCCGATCGTCCGAGAGAGAAACTATTGAGCCAGGGCCGTAGGGCACTTACCGACGCCGAATTACTGGCTATCTTGATCGGATCTGGTTCCAAAAATGAAAGTGCTGTTGAATTATGCCGGCGCATATTGGCCGATGTCAATAACAACCTGCAGACGCTTTCGATGATGGAGGTTTCAGAACTGAGCATGTATAAAGGGATAGGCGAGGCAAAAGCCATCGCTATTCTTGCCGCATTGGAGCTCGCACGCCGCAAAAACGACCTCCCCGCAGAAGAACGTAAGCTCGTAAATAGCAGCCGCTTCGTTTACAACTTTATGAAACCCATACTTCAGGATCTGCCCCATGAAGAGTTTTGGACGCTGTATCTCAATACAGGGTATAAAATATTAGACAAACAACTGATTGGACGGGGGGGTAATGATTTTACGCCAGTCGATGTCCGGATTATATTACGATCTGCACTTAGCCTTAAAGCACATGCAATTATATTAGTTCATAACCATCCCTCGGGCACCTTGTATCCAAGCAATGCTGACAAAATTCTGACGCAAAAAATTGTTGAAGCCTCTAAAATTATGGATATTAGAGTTGCCGATCATTTAATCTTTACCGATAACGGATATTATAGTTTTAAAGATGAAGGTATAATCGACTAGTTACAGCAATTCTTAGTATGAACAAAAACAGTATTGATAGATTCACAAACAGGGTTGTCGATTACGAGAAATTTAGACCTTGTTACCCAAAAGAGATTATTCAGTTGCTTAAAGAACAAATAGGGCTGGATAAAAAGTGGTTGGTTGCCGATATCGGTAGTGGTACAGGGCTATCTACGCAACTTTTTCTCGAAAATGGGAATGACGTTTTTGCTGTTGAACCCAATCGGGAAATGCGTGAATCTTTACTGCATCATTTTAAAACCTATCGGAATTTAATCGCACTGAATGCGACTGCCGAAAATACATCGATTGAATCTGGATGTGTAGATCTCATTTTTGCAGGGCAATCGTTTCATTGGTTTGACCGGGAAGCATGTAAAAGGGAGTTCGCTCGCATTCTCACAGAAAATGGACGTATTGTTCTCGTCTGGAACCAGCGTGATCCCAGCGACGCTTTTCAACAGGAGTACGAAGATTTTCTGCTCAGTCATATACCAAGTTATCAATCTGTGAGTCACAAAAATATCAGTGATGATGATCTCAAACAATTTTTTGGATCACGTTCAATGACCAAGGTAACCTTACCAAATCAACAGATATTGGACCTTCGGTCGTTTTTGGGAAGAGTACGTTCATCATCCTATTTTCCCAAAGAGCAGGCTGAAAACAAAACGCTCTATGACGATCTCCGTACACTTTTCGATAAGTACGCAATCGCTGAGCGTATCGTATTCAAGTATATTACCGAAATTTATATCAGTTAACTAAGAAATAGGAATTTGCAAAGCTTCTTTCGTTGCATTTTTTCTCTTCCAGTCGAAAACTCTTCGCATAGGAGAAGAATGAAAAGGGAAGATTAAGATGAATAACGTTAGGATTACCCCGATAATAAATAGCCCGGAGTAGGCGTCGCGTAAGGATAGTAGCGAGGCTTGAACTTGGACCGATTTCATTATATTTCCTCTTTGTAGCACCAAGCTATTTGTTCGATCGATTATACCAGCAAGATTATTGGCATGAAGGATCTGTAGGTGGTAATACCAATTGGCAATGATGTTTGACCAGACTACAGGCACCAAAAATGAACGTGTAAGAATCAAAAATACTAACCCCGAGAGGTAATATTTGCTGGGAATATTACCGGCCATATATACGCCTATTCCTATGTAGGAAGTGATCACGCCCATTCCTCTTAATGTCAAAGGGAGATAGAACAAAGCCGTGTTTGTTTGTTGGTCGATAATCCTTGCAAAGAAAAAGCAAGATAGGGCATAACACGCTGCGGAGAATGCCAAAATGAACTTGCATTTTTTTGTTAATTTGAAATATATATAAGCGATTACAGCGCCAATCATATAACCAGGAATTACATAGGTATTTATTTCGGCGACTTCCAAGGGGTTTGTACCAAGCGTAATTCCCAAAAGAGAGGAGTACAGCGAGGTCGAGCTATAAAAGATGCCGAAAATAAAAATTATTCCAATGGAGATAGGCAGAATCCGTGTTGAAAAGGCTTCAAAATTTAAGAGTGATTTTCGGATTAGTACACTTCTATTTATAAAAAGTATAAAAAAACAGAGCGATGCGATTCCGGTGACCAAAATAAACCTGGAATGAAACCAATTTTGTGTCAGACCATATGTGCTGAAATAGGCGAAATTCAATAATGAAATGCAAAGTAAAATACTTCCAAACCAGTCATATTGATACAGCGGTACCTTTTTAAAATCTGACGATTTCATAAAGATGATGCAGATTAACAACGCTACTGCAAGTAGTATATTTTGAAATAAAAAGACAGTTTCCCAATAGAAACGTGTTGCAAATAGAACAGATACATAACTTGCCAAGGCAGGAATGATCATTGTCATGGGGTAGTAGACTGCATATAATTGATACCGTTCTCCACGTGGCATGAGAAAAGGGATCATTTCCCCAATGATAGCCATCGTGACAATAATCTTGGCACTCCCAATAAAAAATGTGGCCATACAGATGTTGACACCATTATTGGCATGTTCCAAAACCGCATTGGAAGCGAGGATAATGAAGATAGATACAATTAATATCGTCTTTTTGGAAAATAATTTCAACAACCTAAATACCAGTGGTATGGCACATACCATTCCCGCATAATAACAATATGTAGCCATACTCAGATCTGCGGTAGTACCGGCGTATCCATTCATGACATACGTGTTAATGGATGTTGGGATTCCATTATTGAACGAAAATAAAATATTGAGTACAAACAGAAAGAACAATTCCCAACCTGAACTCAACCAATCTCTGAATATGCGATCTTTCATGATTATTTAATACGTATGATAGCATTCATACCTACGCGAAGCATGGCGAGATCTTTTGGGGTATTGGATGCTGTAAAATTAATTCTAACCGGAATGCGCTGTTGTACCTTAACAAAGTTCCCCGTAGAATTGTCAACCGGAACAGCAGAATACTTAGATCCTGTTGCTTCGGATATGGCCGCCACTTCACCTTCAAATGTCTTCCCGGCCAATGCATCAATTTCAATGTTGACTTTTGCCCCGAGGGCAATATTTTTTAGTTGACTTTCGGTATAATTTGCGGTAATCCATTTCTGCTCATCACGTACAATATTGACCAATGGCGTACCGTTTTGCACCAATTGGCCCTCTTCTATCGTCCGCCGTCCCAATACACCGTCGTACGGTGCAGTGATCACCGTATACGAAAGGTTTAACTTGGCTAGATCAATCGCGGATTCTGCCTTTAGTAATGAGGCATCATTGATTGACAGCTTCTGTTCAGACTCATGTGTGTTAAGTTTCGATACACGCTCTTGCGCCAAAAGTGCCTTATATTTGGCTAACATGGCCTCATAATCTGCTTTTACCTGATCGAATTGATATTGCGTTACTGCCTCATCTTTCACCAGACTCTCGTAACGCCTATAATTCAATTCCATATTATCTAGCCGGGCTCTCATCTCATCGATATTGGCATTTGCTATCGCAGTACTATTGCCGGCAATGGCAATTCCAGATTGCGATATTGTTTTACTTGCTTTGGCATCGGCAAGAGTGGCTTGTGCATTTTGTAATAAAATTCTGTACTCAGCATCATCAATAATGACGAGTGTATCGCCTTTGTGAACTTTTTGATGCT
Proteins encoded in this window:
- a CDS encoding peptidylprolyl isomerase codes for the protein MSKAIIKTEKGDMTVEFYTADAPNTVANFIKLAKSGYYDGLAFHRVIPDFVIQGGCPNSREGAAGIPGTGGPGYKIDCELTGENQYHDRGVLSMAHAGRNTGGSQFFICHSRNNTAHLDRNHTCFGKVIENVDIVDDIRQGDRILSIEVIED
- the radC gene encoding RadC family protein: MSNPYKLVIREWAEADRPREKLLSQGRRALTDAELLAILIGSGSKNESAVELCRRILADVNNNLQTLSMMEVSELSMYKGIGEAKAIAILAALELARRKNDLPAEERKLVNSSRFVYNFMKPILQDLPHEEFWTLYLNTGYKILDKQLIGRGGNDFTPVDVRIILRSALSLKAHAIILVHNHPSGTLYPSNADKILTQKIVEASKIMDIRVADHLIFTDNGYYSFKDEGIID
- a CDS encoding MFS transporter, whose protein sequence is MKDRIFRDWLSSGWELFFLFVLNILFSFNNGIPTSINTYVMNGYAGTTADLSMATYCYYAGMVCAIPLVFRLLKLFSKKTILIVSIFIILASNAVLEHANNGVNICMATFFIGSAKIIVTMAIIGEMIPFLMPRGERYQLYAVYYPMTMIIPALASYVSVLFATRFYWETVFLFQNILLAVALLICIIFMKSSDFKKVPLYQYDWFGSILLCISLLNFAYFSTYGLTQNWFHSRFILVTGIASLCFFILFINRSVLIRKSLLNFEAFSTRILPISIGIIFIFGIFYSSTSLYSSLLGITLGTNPLEVAEINTYVIPGYMIGAVIAYIYFKLTKKCKFILAFSAACYALSCFFFARIIDQQTNTALFYLPLTLRGMGVITSYIGIGVYMAGNIPSKYYLSGLVFLILTRSFLVPVVWSNIIANWYYHLQILHANNLAGIIDRTNSLVLQRGNIMKSVQVQASLLSLRDAYSGLFIIGVILTLFILIFPFHSSPMRRVFDWKRKNATKEALQIPIS
- a CDS encoding ATP-dependent helicase, with translation MDYLAGLNPSQRGAVEQTEGPVMIVAGAGSGKTRVITYRVAHLIRKGVDPFNILVLTFTNKAAKEMRARIVSVVGSEAKNIWMGTFHSVFAKILRVEAELIGYPRNFTIYDTDDTKSLLRAILKEMNLDDKLYNVNHVYGRISQAKNNLISPQEYNKNEAILAEDISNGRGQLGQIYMTYAQRCYRAGAMDFDDLLFKTNVLLNKHPEVLHKYQHQFRYLMVDEYQDTNFSQYLIVKRLAAVNENICVVGDDAQSIYAFRGANIQNILNFQKDYPDVKIFKLEQNYRSTKMIVNAANSVIANNQNQLEKNVFSDNEEGEKIKVSRAFSDNEEGKIVADQIIEEKSLKGLNYKDFAILYRTNAQSRAMEEALRKINIPYKIYGGTSFYQRKEIKDLIAYFRLTFNPNDEEALKRVINYPRRGIGDTTIEKIMIAADQNQYRIWDVVANAAQFLDGRSATSVGGFAQMIQSFQALAKNNNAFDTAMHIAQHCGILKELYEDKSVEGLARYENIQELLNGIKEFSEREDIEERGLDVYMQDIALLTNDDNDKDPNADTVSLMTIHSSKGLEFPIVFIVGLEENLFPSQLSLNSRSELEEERRLFYVAVTRAEKKLLLSYATSRYRWGTLNNCEPSRFLDELNPACLALDFKPRQTSASAGSFQGERIAWQQKDSDDTFSKPKPKPMVKTTSILPKAHKPTAGFAPSDTSNLQVGMEVEHERFGFGKVVNLEGNKGDIKATIFFKELGQKQLLLKFAKLRIIQ
- a CDS encoding HlyD family secretion protein, giving the protein MSNSTLSEKEIKRRRKIWIINILSAVVIVVTIIWGILVFFHINESVYTDDAQVDAHITPINSRISGYIKTIRFDEHQKVHKGDTLVIIDDAEYRILLQNAQATLADAKASKTISQSGIAIAGNSTAIANANIDEMRARLDNMELNYRRYESLVKDEAVTQYQFDQVKADYEAMLAKYKALLAQERVSKLNTHESEQKLSINDASLLKAESAIDLAKLNLSYTVITAPYDGVLGRRTIEEGQLVQNGTPLVNIVRDEQKWITANYTESQLKNIALGAKVNIEIDALAGKTFEGEVAAISEATGSKYSAVPVDNSTGNFVKVQQRIPVRINFTASNTPKDLAMLRVGMNAIIRIK
- a CDS encoding DUF5606 domain-containing protein — protein: MNLRALVSVTGKPGLFKLVGQNKGGFILETLDQAKIKTVVSLSSTKMATLEDITIYGEEEEIRLLNIFETIKEKGIALPDTKSDGATLRDFFREVAPGHDESRVYSSDIKKVITWYNIIKEFPLFEEEAPAPLM
- a CDS encoding DUF4290 domain-containing protein; this translates as MNFDYNSTRPKLILAEYGRNVQNMVDYICTLPTKEERNKHAQIVIDMMGVLNPHLRDVSDFKHKLWDHLQIISDFKLDIDSPYPIATAKSVKHEVEHLGYPQHSIRFKHYGFTVEKMIEKALLANDEAKREQMVIGIANFMKMAYLTWNKDSVSDELIIQDLKELSGYQLTLPEGTVLTKLDFKTPPPGNRVKGPANNNSGGNHNNNNNNNNSGHQSKGGGKPRMTNNNNNNNNNTKRNNYGSNNNSYSRDNNNNSYSRDNNNRNRKPQGNYNNKRG
- a CDS encoding class I SAM-dependent methyltransferase, giving the protein MNKNSIDRFTNRVVDYEKFRPCYPKEIIQLLKEQIGLDKKWLVADIGSGTGLSTQLFLENGNDVFAVEPNREMRESLLHHFKTYRNLIALNATAENTSIESGCVDLIFAGQSFHWFDREACKREFARILTENGRIVLVWNQRDPSDAFQQEYEDFLLSHIPSYQSVSHKNISDDDLKQFFGSRSMTKVTLPNQQILDLRSFLGRVRSSSYFPKEQAENKTLYDDLRTLFDKYAIAERIVFKYITEIYIS
- the murA gene encoding UDP-N-acetylglucosamine 1-carboxyvinyltransferase — translated: MNAFEIIGGKPLKGEIIPQGAKNEALQILSAVLLTEEPMTISNIPDIKDVNKLIDLLAALGVKINRVDKDTYVFEAKDINIDYFQSPEFKEKGGGLRGSIMIVGPLLARFGKAAIPKPGGDKIGRRRLDTHFLGFEKLGAKFVYDATTHFFNVDATELKGSYILLDEASVTGTANIVMAAVLAKGTTTIYNAACEPYLQQLCKMLNRMGAKISGIGSNLLTIEGVERLGGTSHRMLPDMIEIGSFIGLAAMTGSEITIKDVCFEELGVIPSVFSRLGIKFELRGDDIFIPAQESYEIDTFIDGSILTISDAPWPGFTPDLLSIVLVVATQAKGNVLIHQKMFESRLFFVDKLIDMGAQIILCDPHRATVIGLNKSHHLRGIEMTSPDIRAGVSLLIAALSAKGKSVIHNIEQIERGYQDIEERLRKLGADIKRIDAEPKGH